From Aegilops tauschii subsp. strangulata cultivar AL8/78 chromosome 5, Aet v6.0, whole genome shotgun sequence:
GGTATCTTGTTCAGACTACTGAAAACACTCTAGATCTACAAGCTGAACAAAACCGCCGAGATCATTGTTACAATGTTTTCTGATCACATGGCAGATAACAAGGAGCATGGGTTAACAAGATGGAAATATTGGCCTCAGCCATCAATCTGCGCTGCCAATGAGAGAAAAACAAGGTGTCCTGATTAGACTTTCGAGCAGCTCACATGTCATCATCATCAGGAGTAGAGGTGGCACTTTCCAGTCCCAGCACATACTGCACACTCATCGGCATCGCCTGCAACGTGCCTCAGGCAGTACTTGATGCGGTCATTCATAATATCCTACAGAAACATGTTTGCCGTGGAATTTGTAGCCAATCAACTTTGAGATTATACTGAAGAGGAGATTGCTCTTCTTGATTgtcaaaaaaaaaagagaagattGCCTGGGATAATATGAACAGTGGAGTAGGTGGTATATTCAATTTGGTCTGCTATCTATAAATACCATATTACAGAATTAAAGCAGATTATCACGATAATTTCAGATTACTAGCATACCGCTTACTAATATAGCAACAAAGTGGCATACTGATACAGTATAGAATCAAATACCACAGTGATCTACAAGTAAAATTTACAAGAATGTAACACAGTAACATAATGGCATGCTAAGGTAATGAAAAATTAATCCATCGTGTTCAATAACTCTTTGATTCATTGTGCGGAAAAAAAAAACCATTATGCCTTTTTAGTAGAGAAGTTCAACATTCCCTTCAAGAAAAATTTAGGAAATTCAAAAGGATGGAAGTTTTAGTAGATCTACTTATCAACGAAAATCCACATTCCTTTTCATGATTTTTCTGGAGGGCTGGAAGAATAAGTTGTCTAAAAAATGCAGTTTCCAACTTTCAGCGGGCATCTAGTTTACTTTTCGATTAACAACTAGTTCTCATAAGAAAATGAGACTGCACAATGCAAACTGTGATAGACTATGGGGGAATTAATGAGCACATACCACCATAAGCTCATGCAATCCAAGAGGAGCAGTGACAATGTAGGCCACGTTAGAGTGCTCTTTAGAGGCTTCTGCTGCTAAAGAAGGTATATCCTGAGAAAAAACAGTGCAGAATTGAATGAGAAATATTGTCTTACTATAGCTATGTAAGCATTAAGATATTACACAGAAACCGCTACCTACTTCTGCATTGAACATTTTAATAAACTGAATACCAATGTTAAATGGCTGAAAATCTTACTTGTTTCCAGTGCCGTCCAGGTGAGAGGAAATATGGGCTGACAATAATGCGGGATGCTCCTTGCTGGACACATTTTCCAAATGCTTCTTTAATGGTAGGCTCAGCGAGCTCCTTCATTTTGTCAAATGAATAGAAAAAAGAACTAGATAAATATGATTTATTTGCCCCAGAGTCTCCAGACCATATATAGTTTAGTAGtacaaccaaatagcaaagaatGGACAAATAGATACCAACATAAAAAGCCAATGTGttgctagaattgtattatcATACCAAATTAAATATTTGTTAAAATAGCTCCGAGCAATGTTTCAATCAACAAGTAAACTCCCAATTATGCCACAAATATCTTTTAGGAATAATTTTGAAAaactacttatgaagacaatgtcTTCACAAATATTTCTAAATCAGTACTTTGGAAACGAATTTTAAATTACTTATGTCACATTGTTACTACAAAGCATCAGAAACCGCAACATGAGTAACATTAACAGTGGCAGATGCTTATCTTAGACGCATAAGCTGACGATTTAGACCATTAAATATAGTTAGTATCCTCAACTAGATTGACAAATGATGTTAACCTAAACTCAAAGTGTTCCTTTGTGGATGTTGCCAACAAAATATGTATGGACTCGAATGAGAGGAATGTCAGAGAATCCAAAGGTATATATACAGATTCTCATTGGTAAATAGAAAGAATCTACTGAATAAAATCATGTCAGATAGAGAATTCTAAATGAGTGACCAtgttaattatttttatttttccgcaGAGAGCGGTCTTGTGAGTTGGCCAGTACAAGGTAGTTTCAAAGAATAGCCTGCACTCCATTAGAAATCTGCAGCCATGTTCAGTGGCAAGCAAGGGAAAATTAAATCCAGAAATGCTTTATGTAACCTGAAATCAAAATTACAAGTTGATTTACTGATTGCCAGTTTACTGTCATAAAATTGGCAAAGGGCTGCAGGCTTAAAGCAGAGTTTAATAAATTTAGAATCTGCACCTCCCTCCCTAATCAGAAAAGCAATTGCACAAAAATTGCAAGAACAACAAGCATACCATGTGAGCAGGCTCAACAATCCTGTAGCCAGTCCTTGCCCTGAACATAGTAACAAAATCGTCTGCAATTTTCAAGAAATTACTACTCAAGATAAGCACCATGGGAAACACCATAAAATTCACAGAAAATAATCGGTCCATTACTTAGCATGAGATTAGATTCCTGTCGCCGTGACCCATGGTCGACTATGATCACACCATCATTCTCTCCCACAGCATAATCCTGTTCCCCAGTCATTTCAGACCTGGAAGCAGAATTTGGTCCGGAATTCATGGCACGGTATCCACTACTTCTTTCAACTGTCGGCAACTTGACAAAATCACGGCGAGACCTCACATTAGTGGTCCTAATGCCAAAAAAACAAGAAACAGGGTTAAAATTAAAGGAAACACAAGAGTTGGCCAAGAAACTGAATACAGGTCCAGCAGGCAAAAACTTACCTTGAGGGAAAATTGCCCGCTGGAGTTGCAGTGAATGGTTGAAAGGAGATTGACACAGGGTGCATAGACCTATTAGAGCAGCCCCTCCACGCTTGCTTCAGGTACGAGCAGAGGACAGAAAGACCCCTCTATATTTTCTTAGACAGTCGATCTAACAGCACCTTCTGTATAAAAGAATATTTCAGTGTGGATGATAATTCCTGATGAAAGACATGCCAGACGCGGGATACAAAAAGGCATCTAAGAGATGACTGCCTAAAACGCTCGGGAGGCCCTGCATTTCCATATGAGCAGATACAGTTTGCAAAATCAAATTAATTACCCTAGTGACATCTTGCTTGCACTGGTAACTAGAGCTAACCCATTGCACGCAAATTCAGTTTTAATGAAATTTGAATGGGACTAGAACTATCACCAAAGTAAGTTACCTACTGAGCTGTTGCCAAATACTACTAGGAATAAGAATCGTGCTACAATCGATTACGAAGGGAAACTGGATCGAGTGACTGCCGGTGAAATGCCCAACCAAGTTCATGAACATCTATTTGAGGTGCCTCTGAAGTAGGGGCTGTCGTCGGTGCCCAAAGGGGCTGCTAAGTTCCATCTCACGGAACTAGGTCTTAGAGGATTCAACTGATAGAAACGGAAGATAATAGGTGGGATAGGGGGAAGTTTCGGGTGGGAGGGGAGCATACCTCCGCCGCCGATGCCGCGTCGGCCGCCGGTGCGACGCGTCAGGGAGGTGGAGAGGAACGATTCTTTTTTTCTTGATGATGACAGTGGGTGGAGAGGAACGATTGCGAGACAGCGTGAGGGAGACGAGAGAGGGCGTGGTAGGGTGGAGGGAGGCTGGTGACGTGTCAACATTTCTGGGACTATTTGGTTTGGGTCCTGGGCTAGACATGGAGGTGTGTGCGTGCGTAGTGCTGCCACGTGCGGAAAATTCGCCGCTGGGGCATGTTTGGACATTTGACAAAATATTTGTGTTTCTAAAAATGTTgagaaatttgaaaaaaatagctTTTCATAAAATATTAGAAAT
This genomic window contains:
- the LOC109758196 gene encoding sirohydrochlorin ferrochelatase, chloroplastic isoform X1 — encoded protein: MHPVSISFQPFTATPAGNFPSRTTNVRSRRDFVKLPTVERSSGYRAMNSGPNSASRSEMTGEQDYAVGENDGVIIVDHGSRRQESNLMLNDFVTMFRARTGYRIVEPAHMELAEPTIKEAFGKCVQQGASRIIVSPYFLSPGRHWKQDIPSLAAEASKEHSNVAYIVTAPLGLHELMVAIFSFFFDNQEEQSPLQYNLKVDWLQIPRQTCFCRIL
- the LOC109758196 gene encoding sirohydrochlorin ferrochelatase, chloroplastic isoform X2, translated to MHPVSISFQPFTATPAGNFPSRTTNVRSRRDFVKLPTVERSSGYRAMNSGPNSASRSEMTGEQDYAVGENDGVIIVDHGSRRQESNLMLNDFVTMFRARTGYRIVEPAHMELAEPTIKEAFGKCVQQGASRIIVSPYFLSPGRHWKQDIPSLAAEASKEHSNVAYIVTAPLGLHELMVDIMNDRIKYCLRHVAGDADECAVCAGTGKCHLYS